A single window of Candidatus Aminicenantes bacterium DNA harbors:
- a CDS encoding 2Fe-2S iron-sulfur cluster-binding protein: protein MITIILNGLPVQAEKGWTLLDTAKFFGLEIPTLCYMEGLTPWGGCRLCVVEIGEGPRAKLVSACTYPVEEGLIVRTDTKRVIAARRMMIELMLSTAPMSKEMQDLASKFGVTQQRFPPRNEECVYCGLCIRMCDQQMNARAIGFQNRGYKRKISTPFDIRSEECRLCGACMYVCPGCAARCGGPNADSDICNACLQVEPTCLETYGELTCWMYDAGRCGTCVTEKKS from the coding sequence ATGATCACCATCATTCTCAACGGATTGCCGGTCCAGGCCGAGAAGGGCTGGACCCTCCTGGACACGGCTAAGTTTTTCGGGCTGGAGATCCCTACCCTCTGTTACATGGAAGGCTTGACGCCCTGGGGCGGCTGCCGCCTCTGCGTCGTCGAGATCGGGGAGGGCCCGCGGGCCAAGCTGGTCTCGGCCTGCACTTACCCGGTCGAGGAAGGCCTTATCGTCCGGACCGACACCAAGCGGGTCATCGCCGCCCGGCGGATGATGATCGAGCTGATGCTGTCCACCGCGCCCATGTCCAAGGAGATGCAAGACCTGGCCTCCAAGTTCGGGGTCACCCAGCAGCGCTTCCCGCCCCGCAACGAGGAGTGCGTCTACTGCGGGCTGTGCATCCGGATGTGCGACCAGCAGATGAACGCCCGGGCCATCGGGTTCCAGAACCGCGGCTACAAGCGGAAAATTTCCACACCTTTCGACATCCGGTCCGAGGAGTGCCGGCTGTGCGGCGCCTGCATGTACGTCTGCCCGGGCTGCGCGGCCCGCTGCGGCGGCCCCAACGCCGATTCGGACATCTGCAACGCCTGCCTGCAAGTCGAGCCGACCTGCCTCGAGACCTACGGCGAGCTGACTTGCTGGATGTATGATGCGGGCCGCTGCGGCACCTGCGTCACGGAAAAGAAAAGCTAA
- a CDS encoding helix-turn-helix transcriptional regulator, with the protein MTNDFFENLRLELRRGCVPLAVLAALRDERYGYTLRKSLTEKGMVVDEGTLYPLLRRLESQGLLTSEWREEEKRARRFYRLSCEGRRVLNLLTAEWEGMTASLAGILKEMNDGSH; encoded by the coding sequence ATGACGAATGACTTCTTCGAGAACCTCCGGTTGGAACTCCGCCGGGGCTGCGTGCCCCTGGCCGTGCTGGCCGCGCTGCGAGACGAACGCTACGGCTACACTCTTCGTAAATCATTGACCGAGAAGGGGATGGTGGTGGACGAGGGCACGCTCTACCCGCTGCTGCGGCGCCTGGAATCCCAAGGCTTGCTGACCAGCGAATGGCGCGAGGAAGAGAAGCGCGCCCGCCGCTTCTATCGCCTGTCCTGCGAAGGCCGGCGGGTCTTGAACCTTTTAACGGCCGAATGGGAAGGCATGACGGCTTCCCTAGCCGGAATCCTCAAGGAGATGAACGATGGATCTCATTGA
- a CDS encoding BlaI/MecI/CopY family transcriptional regulator gives MRHHMLSGESLDVMREIWERGGATVNEVWAGLNARRRKRVRRTTVQVQMRRLEEYGWLGRRKSGRAFVYAPQWGKDETAVDLIRSLCRSLYGGSLAGLLAALLQTWDLSAAERRRVRALLRRTAKRTWP, from the coding sequence GTGAGGCACCATATGCTGTCCGGGGAGAGCCTGGACGTGATGCGCGAAATCTGGGAGCGGGGCGGCGCCACGGTCAATGAGGTCTGGGCGGGGCTCAATGCCCGGCGCCGGAAAAGGGTCCGCCGGACGACCGTCCAGGTTCAGATGCGGCGCCTGGAGGAATACGGCTGGCTGGGCCGCCGCAAATCCGGCCGGGCCTTCGTTTATGCCCCGCAATGGGGCAAGGACGAGACGGCCGTCGACCTGATTCGGTCACTGTGCCGGAGCCTTTACGGCGGCTCCCTGGCCGGGCTTTTAGCCGCGCTGCTTCAGACTTGGGACTTGTCCGCGGCCGAGCGGCGGCGCGTCCGGGCTCTGCTGCGCCGAACGGCAAAGCGCACATGGCCTTAA
- a CDS encoding FMN-binding glutamate synthase family protein, translating to MSYTKLNRSAATLTKNRTEGSISAISGMCVTCVDGCIGMCEIGKSAYRGAEVLYPQPFGIITAGAEKDYPYDLSHFSVMGTAAGAYGCEADSDKATFEKVTTETTIGRNKDIKLKLPFVVPGMGSTNVAKNNWEGLAIGTAISGCILTVGENVCAMDEESEIKNGRVLRSPDMEMRVKSFQNWSDGYGDVVVQANVEDGRLGVQEYAIDKLGVETVELKWGQGAKDIGGEVKIKSLKKAQELKRRGYIVLPDPEDPNIIAAFEKGSFREFERHSRMGMVEEESFMKRVEELRKAGAKRVFLKTGAYRPADLARAVKYASKAKLDMLTVDGAGGGTGMSPWRMMNEWGIPCVEIWSLTYNFAHQLAKKGEYVPDLVYAGGITFEDQIFKALALGAPYVKAVGMARSPLAAAMVGKTIGKRVTEGQIPVYVERFGSTIEEIFVTAPELKRRFGKKFAELPPGALGVYSYFKRLSQGVRQFMAGNRKFGLSYITRDDIASLTKDAAAISGIPYIMDADKAEVDKILKG from the coding sequence ATGTCTTATACGAAACTCAATCGAAGCGCGGCGACGCTGACCAAAAATCGAACCGAAGGCTCGATCAGCGCCATCAGCGGCATGTGCGTCACGTGCGTGGACGGCTGCATCGGCATGTGCGAAATCGGCAAGTCCGCCTATCGCGGCGCCGAGGTCCTGTATCCCCAGCCCTTCGGCATCATCACCGCCGGGGCGGAGAAGGACTATCCCTATGATCTGTCCCATTTCTCGGTCATGGGCACCGCGGCCGGGGCCTACGGCTGCGAGGCCGACTCGGACAAGGCGACCTTCGAGAAGGTCACCACCGAGACGACCATCGGCCGCAACAAGGACATCAAGCTGAAGCTCCCGTTCGTCGTCCCCGGCATGGGCTCGACCAACGTGGCCAAGAACAACTGGGAGGGCCTGGCCATCGGCACGGCCATCAGCGGCTGCATCCTGACCGTGGGCGAAAACGTCTGCGCCATGGACGAGGAGTCCGAGATCAAGAACGGCCGCGTCCTGCGTTCGCCCGATATGGAGATGCGGGTCAAGAGCTTCCAGAACTGGTCGGACGGCTATGGCGACGTCGTCGTCCAGGCCAACGTCGAAGACGGCCGGCTGGGCGTACAGGAATACGCCATCGACAAGCTGGGGGTGGAGACGGTCGAGCTCAAGTGGGGTCAGGGAGCCAAGGACATCGGGGGCGAGGTCAAGATCAAGAGCCTCAAGAAGGCCCAGGAGCTGAAGCGCCGCGGCTACATCGTTCTGCCCGATCCCGAGGACCCCAACATCATCGCCGCCTTCGAGAAGGGCAGCTTCAGGGAATTCGAGCGCCACTCCCGGATGGGCATGGTCGAGGAGGAGTCGTTCATGAAGCGGGTCGAGGAGCTGCGCAAGGCCGGGGCCAAGCGGGTCTTCCTCAAGACCGGCGCCTACCGGCCGGCCGATCTGGCCCGGGCCGTCAAGTACGCCTCCAAGGCCAAGCTGGACATGCTGACCGTGGACGGGGCCGGCGGCGGGACGGGCATGAGCCCCTGGCGGATGATGAACGAGTGGGGCATCCCCTGTGTCGAGATCTGGAGCCTGACCTATAATTTCGCCCACCAGCTGGCCAAGAAGGGCGAGTACGTGCCCGACTTGGTCTACGCCGGCGGCATTACTTTCGAGGACCAGATCTTCAAAGCCCTGGCCTTGGGTGCGCCCTACGTCAAGGCCGTCGGCATGGCCAGAAGCCCCTTGGCCGCGGCTATGGTCGGCAAGACGATCGGCAAGCGCGTCACCGAGGGCCAGATCCCGGTCTACGTCGAGCGGTTCGGCAGCACGATCGAGGAGATCTTCGTCACCGCGCCCGAGCTCAAACGCCGCTTCGGCAAGAAGTTCGCCGAGCTGCCCCCCGGCGCCCTGGGCGTTTACAGCTACTTCAAGCGGCTGAGCCAGGGCGTGCGCCAGTTTATGGCGGGGAACCGCAAGTTCGGGCTATCCTACATCACCCGGGACGACATCGCTTCCCTGACCAAGGACGCCGCGGCCATCAGCGGCATCCCCTACATCATGGACGCCGACAAGGCCGAGGTGGACAAGATCCTCAAGGGCTGA
- the nuoE gene encoding NADH-quinone oxidoreductase subunit NuoE, which produces MDVQTDRVNAFIRKHKNEKKALIAILQDIQAEYNYLPREALQQVSRSVGVPLIDVIGVATFYRAFSLKPRGRHVVTVCLGTACHVRGGPKILEEFERRLGIASGDTTEDSKFTLETVACLGCCAIGPVVVVDGDYHAQTSIRKVEAIIKQYLNK; this is translated from the coding sequence GTGGATGTCCAAACTGACCGCGTGAACGCCTTTATCCGGAAGCACAAAAACGAGAAAAAGGCCCTCATCGCGATCCTCCAGGACATCCAGGCGGAGTACAACTACCTGCCGCGGGAAGCCCTGCAGCAGGTGTCCCGCTCCGTCGGCGTACCGCTCATCGACGTCATCGGCGTAGCGACTTTTTATCGGGCTTTCAGCTTGAAGCCGCGCGGACGCCATGTCGTGACGGTATGCCTAGGCACGGCCTGCCACGTCCGGGGCGGGCCGAAGATCCTGGAGGAGTTCGAGCGCCGCCTCGGCATCGCCTCGGGCGACACGACCGAGGACAGCAAATTCACGCTTGAAACCGTGGCCTGCCTCGGCTGCTGCGCCATCGGGCCGGTCGTGGTCGTCGACGGCGACTATCACGCCCAGACCTCGATCCGCAAAGTCGAGGCCATCATCAAGCAGTACCTTAACAAGTGA
- a CDS encoding 4Fe-4S binding protein, protein MPFYKKQRRIVLGDNALIDPTQIDDYLAVGGYGALAKVLAKMTPEAVIAEVKAAGLRGRGGAGFPTGVKWDMARGQKGSPKYIICNADEGDPGAYMDRSLLEGNPHRVLEGMLIGGFAIGATEGIIFVRDEYPLAVKHVTLAVEELRKRGLLGSDILGTGFSFDIRIVKGAGAFVCGEETALIGSIEGLVGEPRQRPPFPAEKGLNGKPTVINNVETWGNVPLILGKGGAWYAKVGTEKSKGTKIFSLVGKINNTGLVEVPMGTTLREIIFDIGGGIPGGRKFKAVQTGGPSGGCLPTSKLDLPIDYESLTAASAIMGSGGMIVMDDKTCMVDIAKYFLNFLRDESCGKCVSCREGTQRMYEIVTRITEGHGKIGDIELLEELAVAVKDASMCNLGQTAANPILSTLRYFKREFEAHIKEKRCPAGVCKSLIRFTVLPDKCTGCLSCKRACPNDCIHGSLREVHLIDQEKCIKCGACYEACRFEAVETQRDEAIVILEGGR, encoded by the coding sequence ATCCCCTTCTATAAAAAGCAACGGCGGATCGTCCTGGGCGACAACGCCCTGATCGACCCGACCCAGATCGACGATTACCTGGCCGTCGGGGGCTACGGCGCCCTGGCCAAGGTCCTGGCCAAGATGACGCCGGAAGCCGTCATCGCCGAGGTCAAGGCGGCCGGCCTGCGCGGCCGCGGCGGGGCCGGCTTCCCGACCGGAGTCAAATGGGACATGGCCCGGGGCCAGAAAGGCTCCCCCAAATACATCATCTGCAACGCCGACGAGGGCGATCCCGGGGCCTATATGGACCGCAGCCTGCTCGAAGGCAACCCCCACCGGGTTCTCGAGGGCATGCTGATCGGCGGCTTCGCCATCGGCGCCACCGAGGGCATCATCTTCGTCCGCGACGAGTACCCCCTGGCCGTCAAGCACGTCACCTTGGCCGTCGAAGAGCTGCGCAAGCGGGGCCTGCTGGGATCCGACATCCTGGGCACTGGGTTCTCGTTCGACATCCGGATCGTCAAGGGCGCCGGAGCCTTCGTCTGCGGCGAGGAAACCGCCCTTATCGGCTCGATCGAAGGGCTGGTCGGCGAACCGCGGCAGCGGCCGCCGTTCCCGGCCGAGAAGGGCCTCAACGGCAAGCCCACGGTCATCAACAACGTCGAAACCTGGGGCAACGTCCCGCTCATCCTGGGCAAGGGCGGCGCCTGGTACGCCAAGGTCGGCACCGAAAAAAGCAAGGGCACCAAGATCTTCTCGCTGGTCGGGAAGATCAACAACACCGGGCTGGTCGAGGTGCCGATGGGCACGACCCTGCGGGAGATCATCTTCGACATCGGCGGCGGCATCCCCGGCGGCCGCAAGTTCAAGGCCGTCCAGACGGGCGGCCCCTCCGGCGGCTGCCTGCCCACCTCCAAGCTCGACCTGCCGATCGACTACGAAAGCCTGACTGCCGCCTCGGCCATCATGGGCTCGGGCGGCATGATCGTCATGGACGACAAGACCTGCATGGTCGACATCGCCAAGTATTTCCTGAACTTCCTGCGCGACGAGTCGTGCGGCAAGTGCGTCTCCTGCCGGGAGGGCACCCAGCGGATGTACGAGATCGTGACCCGGATCACGGAGGGCCACGGCAAGATCGGCGACATCGAGCTCCTCGAGGAGCTGGCGGTGGCCGTCAAGGACGCCTCGATGTGCAACTTGGGGCAGACGGCGGCCAATCCGATCTTGTCCACCCTGCGCTACTTCAAGCGGGAATTCGAGGCCCACATCAAGGAGAAGCGCTGTCCGGCCGGAGTCTGCAAATCGCTCATCCGGTTCACCGTCCTGCCCGATAAGTGCACCGGCTGCCTGTCCTGCAAGCGGGCCTGCCCCAACGACTGCATCCATGGCAGCCTACGCGAGGTCCACCTCATCGATCAGGAGAAGTGCATCAAGTGCGGCGCCTGCTACGAGGCCTGCCGGTTCGAGGCCGTGGAAACCCAGCGCGACGAAGCCATCGTCATCCTGGAGGGAGGCCGATGA
- a CDS encoding carbohydrate kinase family protein, producing the protein MNSSAGPIFKPGGLVRVGPALHATGGVVSNTGLALHRLGFEPRLVGRVGDDWIGREILAILRSHGARFVAGMRIVSGDQSSYTIVLSPPGVDRIFLHCPGANDAFSAADVDPARLGAARLFHFGYPPVMRRMYGDAGRELALLFRRVKRRGLVTSLDMAGIDASSEAGRVDWDALLRNVLPFVDLFLPSIDEMVQMLAPELVGKPGDQPDRDDPSGIVDGPLLRALADRLLGYGAAVVGLKLGTRGFYLRTTADRARLAGTARALPLRPEVWLDRELLVPSFRVRVAGTTGAGDCAIAGFLAAVMRGLGPEDALRSAAGAGACCVEKADAVSGVPSWSALWKRLNAGWSRYPIDLPLPGWRWDNDLRLWRGPGER; encoded by the coding sequence TTGAACTCTTCTGCCGGTCCGATCTTCAAGCCTGGGGGACTCGTCAGGGTCGGCCCGGCGCTCCATGCCACCGGCGGTGTGGTCTCCAATACGGGGCTGGCTCTGCACCGGCTGGGCTTCGAGCCGCGCCTCGTCGGCCGCGTCGGCGACGACTGGATCGGGCGGGAAATCTTGGCCATCCTGCGCTCCCACGGCGCCCGGTTCGTCGCCGGCATGCGAATCGTCAGCGGGGATCAGTCCTCCTACACGATCGTTCTCAGCCCGCCCGGCGTCGACCGGATCTTCCTCCATTGTCCCGGTGCCAACGACGCGTTTTCGGCCGCGGACGTCGATCCCGCCCGTCTGGGCGCGGCCCGCTTGTTCCACTTCGGATATCCGCCCGTCATGCGACGGATGTATGGCGACGCCGGACGGGAATTGGCCCTGCTTTTCCGCCGCGTCAAGCGCCGGGGACTGGTCACGTCCCTGGACATGGCCGGCATCGACGCTTCGTCCGAGGCGGGCCGTGTGGACTGGGACGCTCTGCTACGCAATGTTTTGCCCTTCGTGGATTTATTCCTGCCCAGTATCGACGAGATGGTCCAGATGCTGGCGCCGGAGCTTGTCGGGAAACCAGGTGATCAGCCCGACCGGGACGATCCATCGGGCATCGTGGACGGCCCGCTTTTGCGTGCCCTGGCCGATCGGCTGCTCGGCTATGGCGCGGCGGTCGTGGGTCTCAAGCTGGGGACGCGGGGATTTTATCTGCGGACGACGGCGGACCGAGCCCGATTGGCCGGGACGGCCCGGGCCCTCCCGCTCCGTCCGGAAGTCTGGCTGGATCGGGAACTGTTGGTTCCCAGCTTCCGTGTTCGCGTCGCCGGCACGACCGGGGCCGGCGATTGCGCCATCGCCGGCTTCCTGGCCGCCGTTATGCGCGGGCTCGGCCCCGAGGACGCCCTGCGAAGCGCCGCGGGCGCCGGAGCCTGTTGCGTCGAGAAAGCCGATGCCGTGAGCGGCGTCCCTTCCTGGTCCGCTCTGTGGAAACGCCTGAACGCCGGCTGGTCTCGGTATCCGATCGATCTGCCGCTTCCCGGCTGGCGCTGGGATAATGACTTGCGCCTTTGGCGCGGTCCCGGAGAAAGATGA
- a CDS encoding S9 family peptidase, with protein MKTRAPRIVLAVLAIGAFLSIGMMSQEKAADASLLTLDRIFASRDFAAERFGPARWMRDGETYTTLEPSPDLKGGRDLVLYRAVSGLKSVLVPAVKLVPTGASDPIAIESYEWSPDGKVLILFTNSKRVWRQNTRGDFWTYEMSTGRLRRLGREFEPSSLMFAKLSPDGRNAAYVVRNDIYIEDLASGTVNRLTFDGNDEIINGTSDWVYEEEFSLRDGFRWSPDSALIAFWRFDTRGVPVFTMIDNTSALYPRTISFKYPKAGQRNSAVRIGVVPVSGGYPVWMKAPGDPRDTYIPRMDWAGNSREVVFQHLNRLQNTNTVLIADSATGAARTVFVDKDEAWVETMDDFVWLGGGKSLFWLSERDGWRHAYAISRDGKDVRLLTPGEYDVVGVDAVDDAGGRLYVTASPEDATKRFLYRVRMDGEGKPERIGPPVARGVHRFDISPSGKWAFHSYSLLDAPPVTELVGLPKGETVRPLAPNTALAAKVEALKRRRAEYLKLDIGGGVQVDAWRILPPDFDPAKKYPLFIYVYGEPAGQTVQDNWGGSGYLWHLMLAQQGYVVASFDNHGTPAPRGRAWRKSIYRQIGILASADQAAAARAAIAAWPFIDPDRVGIWGWSGGGSMTLNALFRYPDLYKTGVSVASVPDQRFYDSIYQERYMGLPKDNPDGFRDGSPITFAKELRGNLLIVHGTGDDNVHYQGFETLVNELVANNRPFQMLSYPNRTHGISEGRGTTLHLYTAMTAFLKEKLPPGPK; from the coding sequence ATGAAAACGCGCGCCCCTCGAATCGTTCTCGCTGTCCTGGCGATCGGGGCCTTTCTCTCCATCGGGATGATGTCCCAGGAGAAAGCCGCCGACGCTTCGCTATTGACTCTCGATCGCATTTTTGCCTCCCGCGACTTCGCGGCCGAGCGGTTCGGCCCGGCCCGCTGGATGAGGGACGGCGAGACGTACACGACGTTGGAGCCGAGTCCCGATCTTAAAGGCGGACGCGACCTGGTTCTGTATCGCGCCGTGTCCGGCCTCAAGTCCGTGCTTGTCCCGGCGGTGAAGCTCGTGCCGACCGGGGCCTCCGACCCCATCGCCATCGAGAGCTACGAATGGTCGCCCGACGGCAAGGTCCTGATCCTCTTCACCAATTCCAAGCGCGTCTGGCGGCAGAATACGCGCGGTGATTTCTGGACCTACGAGATGAGCACGGGCCGGCTCCGCCGGCTGGGCCGGGAATTTGAGCCGTCGAGCCTGATGTTCGCCAAGCTCTCGCCCGACGGGCGGAACGCCGCCTATGTCGTCAGGAACGACATCTATATCGAGGACCTGGCTTCCGGGACGGTCAATCGGCTGACCTTCGACGGGAACGACGAGATCATCAACGGCACTTCGGACTGGGTCTACGAGGAGGAGTTCAGCCTGCGGGATGGGTTCCGCTGGAGCCCCGACAGCGCGCTCATCGCCTTCTGGCGGTTCGACACGCGGGGCGTTCCGGTCTTCACCATGATCGACAACACCAGCGCCCTCTATCCCCGGACGATCAGCTTCAAGTATCCCAAGGCCGGGCAGAGGAATTCCGCCGTCCGGATCGGTGTCGTGCCGGTCTCGGGCGGGTATCCCGTCTGGATGAAGGCGCCGGGCGATCCCCGCGACACGTACATTCCCCGCATGGACTGGGCTGGTAATTCCCGCGAAGTCGTCTTTCAGCACCTCAACCGGCTTCAGAACACCAACACCGTGCTGATCGCCGACTCCGCCACCGGCGCGGCAAGGACCGTCTTCGTCGACAAAGACGAGGCCTGGGTCGAGACCATGGACGATTTCGTCTGGTTGGGCGGCGGCAAATCATTATTCTGGCTGAGCGAGCGGGACGGGTGGCGCCATGCCTATGCGATCTCCCGCGACGGGAAGGACGTCCGCCTTCTGACGCCCGGCGAGTACGACGTGGTCGGCGTCGATGCCGTCGACGACGCGGGCGGCCGGCTCTACGTCACGGCTTCGCCCGAGGACGCGACCAAGCGGTTTCTCTACCGGGTCCGGATGGACGGCGAGGGCAAGCCCGAGCGGATCGGCCCGCCGGTCGCGCGCGGCGTCCATCGGTTCGACATCTCGCCTTCGGGGAAATGGGCCTTCCACAGCTATTCGCTCCTCGATGCGCCGCCCGTGACCGAGCTGGTCGGCCTGCCCAAAGGGGAGACGGTTCGGCCTCTGGCGCCCAACACGGCGCTCGCGGCTAAAGTCGAGGCGCTTAAACGGAGGCGGGCCGAATACCTGAAGCTCGACATCGGCGGCGGCGTCCAGGTGGATGCCTGGCGTATTCTTCCGCCCGATTTCGACCCGGCCAAGAAATATCCCCTTTTCATCTATGTGTATGGCGAGCCGGCCGGCCAGACCGTGCAAGACAATTGGGGCGGGAGCGGCTACCTGTGGCATCTGATGTTGGCCCAGCAGGGCTATGTCGTGGCCAGCTTCGACAACCACGGCACGCCGGCTCCGCGCGGCCGCGCCTGGCGCAAGAGCATCTACCGCCAGATCGGCATCCTGGCCTCGGCCGATCAGGCCGCGGCGGCCCGGGCCGCCATCGCGGCCTGGCCGTTCATCGACCCGGATCGGGTCGGGATCTGGGGCTGGAGCGGCGGCGGGTCCATGACCCTCAACGCGCTCTTCCGCTACCCCGACCTTTACAAGACGGGCGTCTCGGTGGCGTCGGTTCCCGACCAGCGCTTCTACGACTCGATCTACCAGGAGCGCTACATGGGCCTGCCCAAGGACAATCCCGACGGCTTCCGGGACGGCTCGCCGATCACCTTCGCCAAAGAGCTCCGGGGGAATCTCCTTATCGTCCACGGCACGGGGGACGACAACGTCCACTATCAGGGTTTCGAGACGCTGGTCAACGAGCTGGTGGCAAACAACCGTCCATTCCAAATGCTGTCCTATCCCAACCGGACCCACGGCATCTCGGAGGGGCGGGGGACGACCCTCCATCTCTACACGGCCATGACTGCGTTTCTCAAAGAAAAGCTCCCGCCCGGGCCGAAATAG
- a CDS encoding ACT domain-containing protein — MNLDLVLLSGAYAVSRLKPGSPAPAWAGAGDFVSITLTPSETSVVCLEDRVPKDVPSEKGFRALKVQGPLEFSLVGVLESMIGPLAEERISVLAMSTFDTDYLLVREDALARAVEIFIRNGHNIILPEDK; from the coding sequence ATGAACCTCGATCTCGTACTACTGTCCGGCGCCTATGCCGTAAGCCGGTTGAAGCCGGGATCTCCCGCGCCGGCATGGGCCGGAGCCGGTGATTTCGTCTCGATCACCCTGACACCCTCGGAAACATCCGTCGTCTGCCTCGAGGATCGGGTCCCCAAGGATGTTCCGAGCGAGAAAGGCTTCCGAGCGTTGAAAGTCCAAGGCCCGCTTGAATTTTCCCTGGTCGGAGTCTTGGAATCGATGATCGGCCCATTAGCCGAGGAGAGAATCAGCGTCTTGGCCATGTCCACCTTCGACACCGATTACCTGCTGGTCAGGGAAGATGCCCTGGCGCGGGCGGTTGAAATTTTCATTCGCAACGGGCACAACATCATCCTGCCCGAAGACAAGTAG